CCTTGCTCCCCCGCCATGACAGCGTCCAGCCGCTCCCGCAGGCCGCGCAGCTCCCGCTCCCGCCGCTCGATCTCAGCGCTCAGCCGCGCCGCCTCCGCGCCGCCCGCCATGCCCGAGGAGGAGAGCGGGGCAGGCCCGGCTTCCGTCTCCGGCCGGCTGCTTCCGGCCCCGCCGCGAGCCCCGATTGGCTGCGCCCCGCCCGTGCCGGAAGAAGCGGCGCTGCGACATGGCGGCCCGGCGCGGCGACAAGGTCTCGGTGCTGCTGCCCACCTACAACGAGCGCGAGAACCTGCCGCTGGTCGTGTGGCTGCTGGTGCGCACCTTCCGGCAGAGGTACGGCCGGGAGATCGATCCGATCGATCCGATCGCTGCAAGCGGAGCCTCGCGGCTGCACGGGGCTGCCCGGAGATCGGTCCGCGTTGTGCCGCGCTGTGCGACGCGGCGGGGAGGAAGCGGGGCTTGAGGCGTGTCCTCCGGTGTCCGCTGACGGAGCGCTGTGCTTCCAGCGGGACCGAGTTCGAGATCATCGTCATCGATGACGGCAGCCCGGACGGGACGCAGCAGGTGGCCGAGCAGCTGCAGCGGGTGTACGGAGCGGGCACCATCGTGAGTTGCGCCTCTGGgctcttgtttgcttttccttccttcctcccgtCGGGGTCCCGGCCGTCCTTAGCGGTACGGGATGGTTTCGTTTCCTTAGCGGGGCGGTGATTAGTTTACTTTTATGCATCAACTAGattttaacaaatgaaaatgagctTTTCAGGTGTTTTTACACCTAAAAATACAGAATTCCGAGGTGTCCCAGAAGTAGTTGAATTTGTGCTTCAATTGATGTATGTTTTTATGTCTTGCAGCTTCTAAGACCCAGACCAAAAAAGTTGGGCCTTGGTAAGTCCTCGTTAGTTCTGGTTTGTAGCAAGTAGATAAAGAGACGAATAGTGCCTGCGGTGCTTCTGAATGTGTTactgcaggcagcacccagctgtCAGGTCTTGTTCCTCTGCATTTCTATGCAGTAGGGTGTGACAAGGTAACAGCTATAAAAACTAGCGCTGAATTGACGGGGGGTAAAAACCAGCGTTAATATTTGACCGTCAACATGTCATTGTAGGAGCGTTGAGTTAATCGTTTTCTGCTGGAACTTTAAGGttttaaagcagaagagaaagctgtgggTAGGAGATTGTGTCTGTTAAAACACAGGGAaactttctgtgctgctttcatcAGGCACCGCCTACATTCACGGAATGAAGCACGCCACTGGGAATTTCATTGTCATCATGGATGCTGACCTGTCGCACCATGTAAGCTGTATTTTACATATCGGGTTTTTTAATCTATTATAATtaattttccccttctttccccccAATCTCCGGATCCCTTTCTCTTATCTAATCTGTGTTCTCTATATTTCAGCCAAAATTTATTCCGGAGTTCATCAGGTGGGTGCTGCTTCTGGTTTACACCTGTAAATGCTCACTGCTTTGTAGTAAGGTTTGAGAGCTGTCTCATGATAGTAAGAAGTGGTCAGGCAGCACTTCAGTACAAGTGATGGGACTCTGTGGGGTTTGTTCCAAAGTAATTCAGGAAAAACAAGGTTCCTACTGGACTAAATTTAAACTAACAGAGCACACGTGTGACACGGTGCTTCTAAGCTGAGCAGCCTTTATAAGAGAAAACCGCATGCATGCATACACATACATGAAAATAACCATCTGATCCCAGTGATCTTGTGTGAGTGTAGGAATACTGACGGGAGGACCAAGTTGACACTAAATTGCCACGTGCTTCCCTCCTTCTGTTTACCCCTTACCTTCCTCTCCCTGTCTCACTTTGACTTGTGAGAAGCAGTAAACAGACTCATGGTAGTTAATAACCCGTTAACCTTCTTACTAAGTAGTACCAGAGGCAGGAATTGTTACAGCTGGGCATGATACGGACTAGAGATGGTTCCagaactacttttttttcctccttactgCAGGATTGTGTAACTTAAATATTTAGATCAAAACTTAAGATTATCCTCGCCTTGAAAATGAAGGTCTGTATTTATGATCTAGTCTTTGAAATTCTGTTACATGGCTGGTAAAATTGATCATAAGATACTTTGAGATAGTTCTTCATTAGAGAACAATGAACCGCTTTTAAAATGCCTAATGGTCATAGCTTGTTTTGCTGTACTCTCTCTTTGTTGAACAGTTTGTAAGGTGTGCATTTTATACTGAGTGatcctttttgttttacattccTACTCACTTCATACAAAtgttcttcctgtttttctgaTAAAAACCTATTTCTaatagaaagcagaaagaaggcaATTTTGATATTGTATCTGGGACAAGGTACAAAGGAAATGGAGGAGTATATGGCTGggacttgaaaagaaaattaatcagGTCAGTggtggttgctttttttccctagaCATTTGCCCCTAAAGTTGTTACTTAGAAATTAATAAGAACTCCAAGTACAGCtctcaaacaaaaaaatctgtgtgaGTTGAACTGAGTCTCTAATAGTACTGGGTGCTGCAAAATGGTGTAATAAAGTAATAGAAATGTACAAATCTGCATCAATCTGGGACATTTCTGCCTCATCATCCAAAGAATGAGCTGAGACTACGGAACCTATTCAAGTTTACAAGAGGTGATTAGTTAGCATTAAGATGTGCAATGCATTAGTTAAGCATTAGTTAGCATTAAGATGTGCAATGGCCCTTAACTGTGAATCTTTCTAAGCCCCTCTGTGACACTGTGACTTGCTGGAAGTTAAGAACTGTCTGACATGATCAGTGTCAATAAATCATTACTCAGACCTTACTGGAAGACAGGTAAAGTGAGCACTGGGGAGACATTTCATCCATAAACCAGAGGAAAACTATGTCAGGGCCATACAAGCAGGTGCAGGCTGGCGTCTCACCTGTATAGTGGCTCCCAGGTTTTGAGGAGCTAATCAGGTAGTTTGTTTGACATCTTTTCTCCTCCACACAATTCAAGAGAATAAGTACAAGTTAGCACCGATTTATTTGTTGCTGTAAATTAGCATTAGGAGCTGAAGTGCTGTTAGTGCAATCTGGAGATGGTGACAGTACCTGGATGTCTCCTTCTGTAATGGAATAGCTGCTTATCTTTTTGTGAACCTAAATACAGTGCTTACATCCCTCTgctcctatttcttttttttaagagacaaaatgtgaaaacaatGGACATGACCCAGTTATCCTTTTACATCGTGCCCTACAGTGTGAAGCATGTGCACAGCCAATAGCTGTGAGCTGCACAGTCAGAACTGACAAGTCTTGTGACATTTTTCATAAGCTGAGTTCTTCCTTATTATACCATGAAAGCAGAGTAAGCTGAAATCAGACCTTGCTTTTCTAAATCTAGGCGTAATGTTTGTCCAGGAAACATTCTTATTCTCCTCTCACAGTGAACATTAAGGATAAAATGTAATTATGGCTGTTGTCAGATTTGTTCTGTATCTTTATACAATGTGTAGTTGGACCAACAGGTTACTATAAGCAAGCAGGCAGTAAACCTAATTTCTAGCAAtctaaaatcatttttcctgCAGTAGTTCAATGATCTTAATCATTAAAGTTTGGAaaaactgaatgttgtgttttcACTTTAAGACAAACATTCATTAAGAAAATTTAGCGATGGAAACATTAGAAATACAATTGCTCCATATTAagctatatatacatatattttaaaccTATTTTCTAGAAGCTCTGCTTGATCTTCCTGAATTGTGACCTGGGCTGTTTTGACACTTGTGTTTCCTTTTACAGTCGTGGAGCCAATTTCCTAACTCAGGTTTTGCTGAGGCCAGGTGCATCAGATTTAACAGGGAGTTTCAGGTATGGTGTGCAAGTCATAAACTCCATAGCGGTTTCTTAATTTCAGGTAATAGGAACTGGACTAAGAACAGGCCTTTATTGAAGATTGTCTCTTCTGTTTGAGAACAGTGTAAGAAATACATTGCAGGAACTGTTGCTCCAATGActttgttacttttttaaatgaCGATGATGTGAGTGAATGATTACGGTTAAGATTCCTAAATGCAGAGCATTGATTTCTGAAAGTCAAGAATAGTGCTTTGTTTCACTTCATTTGTAATTGCTTTCAGGTTATACAGAAAAGAAGTATTGCAGAAATTGATGGAAAAATGCGTTTCTAAAGGCTACGTCTTCCAGATGGAAATGATTGTTCGGGCCAGACAGCTTGGATATACAATTGGAGAGGTAGAGTAACACTTCTGATAAGTGTATTGGACTTTCATTTAAATGCAGTGACAGGTTACAAGGACGGGCTGAGAGAACAGGCTCTTCAGCCTGAACAAGAGAAAGCTTTGAAGGGACCTTATAGTGACCTTCCAGGacctgctgccatttccttagGTGTGTTATTTAATCAGGTTCTTCAAAGAAGAGAGGAATTCCAGATCCACCAGGAAACTTCACTGAGCCGCCACCTTCCTCCTCTTTATTGTAGAGACGCTTCTAGCTTGGTTGTCTccatgtatttcattttctccagcaaCCTGACTCTGCTTCAGATTTGTTGTCCTCTCTCACTGATTTGTGTTCTTCTCCAGCTTTCCAGCTCTTGCAACTTCCCACTTGTAAACTTTTTTGATGTGCTGTCTACTGTCAttgaaaaagaacagcagttaTATCCTGTATTCCCAGCGGTCTTATTTGTTGCCTCTTATTTTTAGTTGAATTGCTCTTGGTAGTGTTTGAATTCACTGGAATTCTCTTTGCAGTCAAATCTCAGAAACAGTTCATTGCCGTGTTCATAGATGTGAATTGTTGCAGAGCTCTGTTCTGGCACTTCACTCTCTAAATCTTGTGTTGCATTTCCGTATGAACATTGGGTATCATTAAAGCCCTGCTAAGAGGAACTGGGATGAAGGAAGCCAACTGGGTGCTTTCATACCTCACTATAGAAGCATGCTGTAGCATGTCcctgttttggtttggttttgtgttgcaGAATTTCTCATTATGTTTTGaaccttaaaaataatttgtttttttttccccacaggtTCCTATTTCATTTGTTGACCGTGTCTATGGAGAATCTAAGCTGGGAGGCAATGAAATAGTCTCCTTCTTAAAGGGACTCCTGACATTGTTTGCTACCACATAAGACTTGCTCCTAAACTACATTTGTAGAGAAACACTTTCTGCCATCGCTGTGGTTTGTAGCATGTAACAGCAGAAGCTTGATAATTGGCCTGTGACCAGAAGAGCTGCTATAAACTAACAGTTG
This genomic window from Excalfactoria chinensis isolate bCotChi1 chromosome 15, bCotChi1.hap2, whole genome shotgun sequence contains:
- the DPM1 gene encoding dolichol-phosphate mannosyltransferase subunit 1, coding for MAARRGDKVSVLLPTYNERENLPLVVWLLVRTFRQSGTEFEIIVIDDGSPDGTQQVAEQLQRVYGAGTILLRPRPKKLGLGTAYIHGMKHATGNFIVIMDADLSHHPKFIPEFIRKQKEGNFDIVSGTRYKGNGGVYGWDLKRKLISRGANFLTQVLLRPGASDLTGSFRLYRKEVLQKLMEKCVSKGYVFQMEMIVRARQLGYTIGEVPISFVDRVYGESKLGGNEIVSFLKGLLTLFATT